The DNA window GTAATACAGCTCATTTGGAAACTCTAAATGGCTGCCATATTACTATACAGATACTGTCAGATCTCAGGAATAAtgatgataaaaataataatatcagGGCAAAAAGCCCAAGCAATTCACACAAGCCTAGCAGCATTTTGAGAAATAACTTATTGAAAGCTACAcctcttattaaaaaaaaaaaacaaaaccaaaacccacttCTGCTGGAATATTCTGGAGAAATGTTTGTCTAACTATAAAGATCTTTTATAAAGAAAAGTCTACAATCCCTCTAGGGAACATACTCCACTATTAGCTATACCTAAAATTTTCCCAATATTATAATGCTACCCCATTATTTTTTGTGCTAACACCAGCAAGTATTAGTTTCCCAAAGTTTAGCCAAGGAAGGATTGACTACATGAACAGACCGACAGTTTGAAATATGTAACATTAAGATGCAATACACTGCTCAACATAATAGCTGCCATTAAAAAGTTCCTTAACAACTGGCCCTGTAAAGAGGCTACACTTTACTGCTCATATTTTATAAATGGTGTTCTTGCTAAAATTTCCAAGAACATGTGATTTTTGTAGAAGTATAACACTAATTCATGTTCAGTCTATGACCTAAGTTTGACCTTCTCCTGTCATTCTAACCCTGACACTGTCTCTCATATAAAAATGCctgcttccatttttttcccattccaacTTGTTGTAGTGGACTATAAAATTCTAGGGAATCCCCACAACATATACCAGCATTATGCCTGTGATGTCACCTTTGGCTTTTAGGTCTTAGCGCACTAAGCAGTATTCTAGCTATAAACCagccaaaaaaataattaagcaaGGATTTGCAAATTACAATTTGATCTTGTCACTTGTCAACACATGAAGTGTGCAGTTCTCAGACATTTTTATATCTGCCCAGCTAATTTTTAGACTATGTCAAAAcagaatttgcattttacaGGAGTACTTAATGAAAGTGAGGAAGTATTTGCAATGATGGCATTTAAACCAGACGCAATACAGACATTCCTCCTAGTTCCTACTTCTGCTGGCAACTGTGAAATTTCCTTCGAGTAACTCATTCAGATTCTGATCATAGGACTGTAATAAGAGGAGCAGTATGTAAAAGAATTAGTGAACAGCAACAGAATCCACTGTACTTCCACACTTCCAGAAGGGTCACATATTGTGACTGCTTTACAAAGCAGGCTTACCCTGGCTCGTGTTCTTTCGAGGACTTTGTAGAGAAAGGCTTGATCCCGTATCTAAAATTTGACAGAAATTATGTGCTCTAGATGAAGAAAGCTGGACCTGCTGGTCTTGACTAGAACTCTGACTGAGCAGCTGAGTTTGAACAGTCTTTGTGCATGTATGTGCCTTTGTTGCTGAGAATGTATCTGGCCCATGATTTTCAATAGAGAAATCTAGCCGAACCTGTTCAAATTCAAACATGATCTTACAGACATACATACTTTTCACATCAAAGACATCATAAAATTGGTTATATTTCATAGTGGCATCTTGGACTTGGAAAGACAGGGTTTCAGCAacagagaagacaaaagaaaattattatttttaattttgaaaggttGTACAAAAAGATTAATTACAACATCACAGCAGTGATTGAGAAACCCTAATTTATCTAGTGTTAACAAATACTATTTTGTACAGGAACAATGCATAACTTGAAAAAGACATAGGTTTTTAAGTCTTTCAGGAGATTACTGTTGAgcaattaaaattgaaaaatccAAATGAAGGTGAATTACATTGATCATGAAACTGCACTGTACCTCAGCAAATGGTAATTCTGTTTCTTCCCCACAGCTGCTTGGAGCTTCTTCTTCCTTTAAGCTAGGGCAGGCAGTAAGAGAAGAAAACCTTGAAGGATGCTGTTGCCCTGCATACTGCAACTCCTAATGTGAAACATTACATTAACATAAGTAACTCATTGTCCCGAAAACTAACACCCTTATGGCTCAGTTTGCTGTTACACTGCtagatttaaaataatctgttataaataatattaaacaaaatCATGTTCCCTTCAGATCAACAGGGCCAAACTACCTTTCTAATAAACCTAGTATCAAATCTGTTCAAAATCTACATTTCCTGGTGCTGTTGCTATCAACTTGCTTGTTGCTCAAGCTTATATTGTCAGGGTCCTTCttcacttttccattttcctgtgattaaattacagaagaaaaagttcAAAACAATACCTAAAACCTCAACTAAAATAAAGCAGCTAGAAAAGTAAGTTGTCAGCAGCTAAAATAAACTAATTTACCTCTCAAAGTTTCACCAACTTTCAACTTGTAGCAACTAAGTGAGATTTGATaaaagcaaactgcttcagCCCTGCCAAAGGAGATGGAAATAAACATTGAAGTCTTTTACTATGTATATAAgactaaagaaacaaaacatgagCACATTATGTAAAGTAATTGACAGTGAAATTCCTGTAGCTCTGAGAGTAataaattatcttctttttttgtaagGATGAAGATCTTGGAAGGCAGGAGCAAATAAATGTAGCCTGGCCAGTGAGAGTGATCACCTAGAACAAAACCACCCAAGCTAGAATAAGAGTAGTCTTTGGAAAGTCAACCAGGAGCTCAGCTTTAGTATAGGAGCTGCCCCCTCAAAAGGTATATTCTGAGTAAAGAGAAGCCTTGAATGAGAGTATGGAACAGCTTGGATTTAAGAAGCATCTGGCCTTGCTGGCCTCCAGAAGAGATAGATTAAGAGTGATCCTTTCAACATGTGTAAGTATCTGATGAGGATGTTAGAAGGAGATAAAAATAACTGAGTTGAAATCTTCTCAAGTGGTATACAGTGGAAGATTGAGTGATAATGGGCAAAAAGGTAAGTACAGGACACCTTACATAAATATAAGGGGgaagaaaaccccaaccaaaTGACAGCCACCTTTATTGTGAGGGTGACCAAATACCAGAACAACTTGCCCAGAGTGGTTCCCAGAGGAAGTGTTGCCCCAGCTAAACTTGGTTAATAATTTTACTGGAGTTTTATACCTCAGAGCAACAACCTCACCCTTTCTGAAAGAACATTGTTTACTGCCTTCAAAACTACAACAACAATCAACTGCTCTGATTTAATCCTCACAGGAACAAAACTGCTGATCAATTAAGTAAAGTACATAGTGAAATCCTGACTATTGAAGTTACTGGGAGGTCTGCCACTACTAGGGAAGCCAGGATTTATTCATTAATCTCTCTGATAAAAGCTgcaatttaattattaaaagttgtattttaaTTACAAAACATATGACAGGTTTACTATATATCCTGCTTTCATATGTGGAAAAGGTGCTATTACAGTCAATTGGACATGAGTGCTTTAAAATTCCACCACTGAGTATTTGGAAATATCCTCACTACTTCATTGTTAAAACATAGTGCAAATCCTTCAATGGCCTTTCTTGCTTACTTAAAACTAAGCCTTATGAAATTTGTAATTTAGGATTGCATTTATGCTGCACAAACACGTGTGTTTCTGAAATACCTTGGCTGAAaatcatgtttaaaaatattaacttttgAAGTCCCAAACTCTTTAAACTTATGGGGAACCACCTGGCTTGTGGCCTGTCACTAATGGTATTTCCCAGGGCTCAATTTTAGGGTCAGTTTTCTCCAGTCTTTGATCAATGACCTGGGCACATGAGTTGAGTGTACGCTGAGTTGGCTGATGATACTAAATGAGGACTCATTGATTCCCTTGTGGGCAGAGAGAGCTTACAAAGAGACCTTGATAGACTGGAATGCTTGATAATCACCAACTGCATGAAATTTAATGAGAGCAAAAAAGTTGGATTCTGTACCCGGGACTATAGTCATGGAAGTCTGTATACACATGAGGGACAAGAGGCTGAAGTGAAGTGCAGCCCTGAAGAAAGCGATCTGGGAGTTTTGATTGTTGGCAAGCTCAGCATGAGTCAACAGTGTATTCTGGTGGCCAGGAGTGCCAGCTATTGGTGTGTTAAGCACAGCACAGCTAACCAGCCAAAAGAAGTGAATGTCCCACTAGCATTGTGCGCACTTTTGGGCTCCACAATATGAGAAGAATAtagaaatattagaaaaaagtcCAAAGGCAACAAAGATAGTGAAAAGACTAGATGGCTAGATTCATGAGGAGTGGTTGAGGATACTTAGCctgttcagctttaaaaaaaggagGCTGGTGGATGACCTCATTGCTCTCTATAACTTCCTTCCATGATGGGGAAAAAGAGTAGGAGgtgttgatttttgtttttggtaTCCAGTGATAGGATATAGAGGAATGGCTTAAATCTGCATCAGGGGAAATTCAGACAATTCTTCCCTGAGAGAATGGTCAAGCAGCAGAATGATCTCCCCAGGGCATGGTCATGGCCCCAAAGCCCTTCTGTgttcaaaaaatatttgggaCAATGCCCCTAAGTTAAAAGGTTTAACTTCTAGGTTGTTCTGTGTGACATCAGTATGCAAAGCTCCTCATGGGTTCCTTCCAGCTCCGGATATGCAATGACTCTATGGAATCTTCCAAAGATAGATTTGAGCTAAAGTCAGTCAGAGGAAttcaaatgcagaattttaagTTATATTCATGGAATTAGAAGTGGCTAATGGCTTATGATTGCTAGCATATAAGCATATAATTACCTGTGTTGAGAGTCTGTGCTGTAGATGCTTTAGAACTGATAGTTGACACTGTGTTCTTCTGACAAGTTCTCTTGGAAGAAGACTACCAGAGGCAATACAAACTGTGCAGTGTTTAGAGCTAACAGGATGCCAGAGTCCTATAAAGGAGAGAATATACTGTGGAAGGCATTTTTTGTTGATATTTTGTCAACAACATTATATTTCCAGCAAGAGTTTAGAGCAGATAATAAATGAACCCCGGAACACAGATCTTCTCGTTGCAGATAGTTTCAATGCTATGCAAAACGGGCattgtgcttttttcctttacttcaCTGCCAGAAAAAACTCTGCATGGAACTTAAATATCCATAGTGAAATCTTTTTACATTATAGATACTCTTAATTCAAGTTTACAGTAATCTtattctgctttctcttctaCTTTGCTACAGTGATAGTTTTTATTCCAAGAGATAGACTACCTCTTTTCTGCTCATAAACAAAGCCTTAAAGTAAAGTTCCAGTTCCCACACTGACATCTAGGCACCAGGGAGTTCTTAATCTAATACGTTTATCAACAAAAGTCACTACATAGAGACTCTCATTGTTCTATCTTAGCGTCCCTTATCACAGGATAATCTTGCAAGGATTAGTGCCACAGTCTCACATGAGTATACAGATCAAGGATCAGTCAGCACCTTTTTTTATAATGAAGCCTAGCTTTCTCCAGCTCAAAGGATGAACTGATTCCCCCattttattctaaatatatAACCCAGCCCTTTTAGTTAGAATAAATTTACCTTCGTTTAACACCATTCCAAGTTCTGCCCTGAGACTATTTCCCATTTCAATCAGTTGCCGTTTTTCTTGGCTCAGAATTGagatttttcttgctgcttcCTTGAGTTTATTCTGCAGTCCTCGTAGAGTACATTTGACACTATACTGACAAGCAACACCAGTACCTGCATCAGATAGCTGTTGTCCAAAATCCACCATATTTTCTT is part of the Catharus ustulatus isolate bCatUst1 chromosome 20, bCatUst1.pri.v2, whole genome shotgun sequence genome and encodes:
- the LOC117005221 gene encoding uncharacterized protein LOC117005221 isoform X2, which gives rise to MRKEMESLDKQMLSSLTLAEDRQLAEQGSLSTNKTSTGTTLINIKVRSPKLDCIANSDTEEGPEPKVLEENMVDFGQQLSDAGLWHPVSSKHCTVCIASGSLLPRELVRRTQCQLSVLKHLQHRLSTQELQYAGQQHPSRFSSLTACPSLKEEEAPSSCGEETELPFAEVRLDFSIENHGPDTFSATKAHTCTKTVQTQLLSQSSSQDQQVQLSSSRAHNFCQILDTGSSLSLQSPRKNTSQVEFEVLHSIEQSEESRQSVKAKDKLEMSAEDLTVRGTRQEIQQKIKSRSLSCAHLLKPKISSSMAKIRNYNIKD
- the LOC117005221 gene encoding coiled-coil domain-containing protein 57-like isoform X3; its protein translation is MRKEMESLDKQMLSSLTLAEDRQLAEQGSLSTNKTSTGTTLINIKVRSPKLDCIANSDTEEGPEPKVLEENMVDFGQQLSDAGTGVACQYSVKCTLRGLQNKLKEAARKISILSQEKRQLIEMGNSLRAELGMVLNEGLWHPVSSKHCTVCIASGSLLPRELVRRTQCQLSVLKHLQHRLSTQELQYAGQQHPSRFSSLTACPSLKEEEAPSSCGEETELPFAEVRLDFSIENHGPDTFSATKAHTCTKTVQTQLLSQSSSQDQQVQLSSSRAHNFCQILDTGSSLSLQSPRKNTSQGNH
- the LOC117005221 gene encoding coiled-coil domain-containing protein 57-like isoform X1; protein product: MRKEMESLDKQMLSSLTLAEDRQLAEQGSLSTNKTSTGTTLINIKVRSPKLDCIANSDTEEGPEPKVLEENMVDFGQQLSDAGTGVACQYSVKCTLRGLQNKLKEAARKISILSQEKRQLIEMGNSLRAELGMVLNEGLWHPVSSKHCTVCIASGSLLPRELVRRTQCQLSVLKHLQHRLSTQELQYAGQQHPSRFSSLTACPSLKEEEAPSSCGEETELPFAEVRLDFSIENHGPDTFSATKAHTCTKTVQTQLLSQSSSQDQQVQLSSSRAHNFCQILDTGSSLSLQSPRKNTSQVEFEVLHSIEQSEESRQSVKAKDKLEMSAEDLTVRGTRQEIQQKIKSRSLSCAHLLKPKISSSMAKIRNYNIKD